Within the Eucalyptus grandis isolate ANBG69807.140 chromosome 1, ASM1654582v1, whole genome shotgun sequence genome, the region TTGTCATTACTAAGAATGCCCAAAGCATCAGACTTGGAAGTAGATATGCTTTCCTCAACAGTGGACTGCATGTTCTCATAATGGCGCATGTTGTGGATTTCTTTGTTGTCATTCTGCACTGGTTCCTTAGAGAGGCTCTGCATAAGCAACCTAAAGAATTAATAAAGACAAATAACAGAAACAGACTCATCGGTGTCAACAGAAAATCATGATGATCTTGAGGTCTAATCAGTTTCACGATATGACCTTTTTAGGCAAAGGCACATCAGTACTTTTGTTCGGATATGTGGAATCAGGCATAAGAgaagaaacttttctttccccaaAAGAAACTTCCTCTATGGAGTTGACTCCATCTGCTTCGGTCTGGAGGTCCTTGAGCTGCTTTAAACTCCACAAATCCGACATATTCCTGCCCCTTGGAGATATCCTCTCAAGGAATTGGGACTTTATCTTGTTAACATCTTCAATTGGAGAGCCACCAGAGGATACAGATTTTAAAGGACTTCCAATTTGGTCTGAGTCAATGCCAATGGACTTTCTATACCAATTTTGTTGCATAGAGACATTATGTGTACTTTGATCATTTCCTGATGGTAATAACTCCTGATTTAGCCTTTGCACTGGGGAAGTTGACAACCTATGACTTACAATAGGTTCCTCATTATCCTTTCTATGAGCGACCACAATTTCATCCTTTCTCCGCAAATCCGACATATTCCTGCCCCTTGGAGATATCTTCTCAAGGAAATGGGACTTTATCTTGTTAACATCTTCAATTGGATAGCCACCAGAGGCTACAGATTGTAATGGACTTTCAAATTGGTCTGAGTCAATGCCAATGGACTTTCTATACCAATTTTGTTGCATAGAGACATTATGTGTACTTTGATCATTTCCTGATGGTAATAACTCCTGATTTAACCTTTGCACTGGGGAAGTTGACAAACTATGACTTACAATAGGTTCCTCGTTATCCTTTCTATGAGCAACCACAAATTCATCCAATGGAGGCTCAGCTTTCAAAGAGACCAGGGCGGTGTTTTCAGAACTCTCGGACATAGATCGTGGTTGCATCACTCCACCACCTGACATGCTGAAGTTGTTGGGATAGGCCATTTCTGTCTTTGCTGTAATAGGTTGATCATTATGATTAATGTGCAAAGCTGTGCGACCTGGAGATTCTCTATTCCTGGCAAGAGCTAGAGTTTTCTCAGCTTGGCTGAAATTATTATTCATCTTATTTATGATTGGGGTCTTCATTGGACTGTTATCATGAACAGCAACAGGGGTCTCTGTGCGTTTGCTTACAACATCTTTGCTAGTCCGTGCCTGACCGGTACTGGAAGGAGAACTAGATAGATAACCAGATAACTTAAGCTTTAATGCTTTGATTTCCTTCAAACGagtagaagaaggagatgaatcAAGATTTCCAAACTTAGGAATGTTCTTCCACATAGATGACAGACTCAAACCATGCTGAGTTCTTTCCTTACTTAGCAGTGACCCAGACATTTTGGCTGAAGGAGATGCAAAGGGAAAGTTTGCAGGTGAACTAACTGTATCCAAAAACAATTGACGCCTTTTAGCTGCTAAAGACGATATAGAGCCTTTCAAATGAGATGTGTGCAATCTGTTGGGGTCCTGTTCAGTAGAATCAAGATTCTGACTTCCATTCCATGGGGAATTTTCCTTGATGGTTGCTTCAGTCACATGTTGAAATACAGGCCCAAGCTGCAAGGAGGAGAATTAAAAGCTTCATCCCAAACTATGGTCCATTTATTCCCAGAAAATGTTCAGATTATTGTATAGAGAGCAAGTATAAGAAACCAGAAGCTTAAAATTGATCTGGAAAAATCCCAGCATGGCCTTCACTGAATTTTAGGCAGAAGaccagaaaaacaaaataaagggaAGCAGACAGGCAGATAGCCTAGCCAACATGGATGAGAAACAGATGCGTAATTCACATCAACCAGTCAATTGTGGAATTATACATTGTTGTTCATAAAATGCAATCTTAGCAACAGACATCCATCATCCACTATATGCATTTTATCATCTCATAAGCTGCTCCTAAACTAGAGCATGTAATACTGCATATAGCTGCAGCAGATGGCTGCTACATGCGACCAGAGACACTTCCATTCTACTGTTAGTTTCTGAGACAAATCAAACTCAAAAGTACCAGGATGGTGCACATATTGTAGACGCCCCAGTAAAGCTAGAGTGGTTTTAGCTGgtcaaaatttaaaactcaaaaaccaaatctggaaataaaaaaataaagtatagACTAGGACAATGTTCTTACTTTTAGCGTCTGATTAGGAGTATGGATATGCTGATAAACAGGAGCATCGAGAATGAAACTGTCAACCATATTAGATAAATCACTTCTAACATTTTCAATGCACATTCCTTCAGAAGCACTATTTGCCTTGTCTAATTCATGATAAACTGCAACAGTTATCTGATTGGTTCCATCAGTGCCCATAGAGCTCATTATGTTATCTGCAGAGCCCTTGACATTCTCCTTACTGCTTCTACCCTCATCAGCATTGAAAACCTCGAAAGTAGCTGATGCATTTGCATTGTGAACATCAAAACCAGGAAGAGCTTGCAAATCCTGGCTGCCTTCCGCCAGGAGGGCATCCAAGGTAGGAGAAAGTCTACCATAGTCATACCTATTTGGATTATTCCCGATAAGGCTCATTTC harbors:
- the LOC104437134 gene encoding uncharacterized protein LOC104437134, with product MASKDLPSDDPAANTETGGETVAARRKRSRRVSFADVEITSVHIFKRDEDYYDTTPPSDPNPDGPGSADAGEARPLFRDLDHSDDSRELTPSGEYGKEDGEEEEDADEVGVGRKSFLRPIGSPSPGSSTFGSATSNDEDNFFGPVSASFIRPGRLSDSAASDENHDVTMDSTAFSMHFRSLARSNSGMEKTPTSIHLTFDEKTPSEKNTSANSGSFMMLTNARKLSPESASPMHNVQSDGKDSNEMSLIGNNPNRYDYGRLSPTLDALLAEGSQDLQALPGFDVHNANASATFEVFNADEGRSSKENVKGSADNIMSSMGTDGTNQITVAVYHELDKANSASEGMCIENVRSDLSNMVDSFILDAPVYQHIHTPNQTLKLGPVFQHVTEATIKENSPWNGSQNLDSTEQDPNRLHTSHLKGSISSLAAKRRQLFLDTVSSPANFPFASPSAKMSGSLLSKERTQHGLSLSSMWKNIPKFGNLDSSPSSTRLKEIKALKLKLSGYLSSSPSSTGQARTSKDVVSKRTETPVAVHDNSPMKTPIINKMNNNFSQAEKTLALARNRESPGRTALHINHNDQPITAKTEMAYPNNFSMSGGGVMQPRSMSESSENTALVSLKAEPPLDEFVVAHRKDNEEPIVSHSLSTSPVQRLNQELLPSGNDQSTHNVSMQQNWYRKSIGIDSDQFESPLQSVASGGYPIEDVNKIKSHFLEKISPRGRNMSDLRRKDEIVVAHRKDNEEPIVSHRLSTSPVQRLNQELLPSGNDQSTHNVSMQQNWYRKSIGIDSDQIGSPLKSVSSGGSPIEDVNKIKSQFLERISPRGRNMSDLWSLKQLKDLQTEADGVNSIEEVSFGERKVSSLMPDSTYPNKSTDVPLPKKSLSKEPVQNDNKEIHNMRHYENMQSTVEESISTSKSDALGILSNDNQQEPCHSARIFSAQEMKESHHQKRKGDALEDGDLVSKVARTTGSSEIKRSEGYDVNSSTENPKHSCMGRENSGDSIPPRRNWKDVFTKFLDDSRKIPSPLVDKLDMRTISVLDEMLVLLQKVKNYELLSSDIQTKKADQSRGASEKRLYEINSLLYKALHEKERLRLNCVKRERLQKTEQILRSSIQESQALKLIMKKTSLLAVEDGSCEDHQCSTQSENGYKVAHNPTTSMKQEIEILEKKIENLTKSLNRFCKMKGELDCVETIGLINNFMKKRMCCRFVRLDMQLWKVSSFESKSGHHDITLDYLGLIYQRLSLTAHPVPSLTVSNKLADTKIEQNYPNMAARTAFAFVFNSETVKNYATSRCLAKETQMTHLLLRNLLDVLEELLLARLEIKSLTHTSFSLQEMGNLICCFPSSTSAVIRRWH